A genomic region of Metopolophium dirhodum isolate CAU chromosome 1, ASM1992520v1, whole genome shotgun sequence contains the following coding sequences:
- the LOC132952656 gene encoding uncharacterized protein LOC132952656 — protein sequence MDVIIISGDHCISLTTDCWSSRSIESYYTVTAHGIDSNWNLISLVLCTSSVMTERHTGENLKNKLVETLHHWDMMNKTVSIAHDNAANIISAMKLLKNESGAKDIEGVHCFAHTMQCSINAGLQIDHIKLILDTCKSILSHFKHSNIAYDAYRSVKNTSPKRKLIQFVKTRWNSVYHMVDRLIEQRSSITAVLNNRTITSSQIASGLEIAERDWRFLEELRDCLKPFELATKIMSSESSPTASIVQPLIHSIRENFLKVNSGDSNPLREFKSTVKKDFVTRFSTNGRYSQSLMGNSQPTLLDICSFFDPRYKKFEREMGISNKIKELLKEIINNDIDNEAPTQDTEENRTAFDFLFPTNIHYHLCDGEL from the coding sequence ATGGATGTGATCATTATAAGCGGCGACCACTGTATATCATTAACAACAGATTGTTGGTCAAGTAGATCAATCGAATCATACTACACAGTCACTGCTCATGGAATAGATTCAAATTGGAATTTAATTTCATTAGTTTTATGCACTTCATCAGTTATGACTGAGCGTCATActggtgaaaatttaaaaaataaacttgttgAAACATTACATCACTGGGACATGATGAACAAAACCGTAAGTATTGCACATGATAATGCTGCAAATATTATAAGtgcaatgaaattattaaaaaatgaatcagGTGCAAAAGATATTGAGGGTGTACACTGCTTTGCACACACTATGCAATGCAGTATTAATGCTGGCCTACAAATTGatcacataaaattaattttggataCATGTAAAAGTATTTTATCGCACTTCAAACATTCAAATATTGCATATGATGCTTATCGTAGTGTTAAAAATACTTCTCCAAAacgaaaattaatacaatttgttaagACACGGTGGAATTCTGTTTATCATATGGTTGATAGATTAATTGAGCAACGTTCTTCAATTACAGCAGTTTTAAATAATCGGACCATTACATCATCGCAAATTGCAAGTGGATTAGAAATAGCTGAAAGGGATTGGCGTTTTTTGGAAGAACTACGCGATTGTTTAAAACCTTTTGAGTTGGCCACAAAAATAATGTCTTCTGAAAGTTCACCTACCGCATCGATCGTACAACCACTAATTCATTCAATTAGAGAAAATTTTTTAAAGGTAAATTCTGGTGATTCAAATCCTCTTCGTGAGTTTAAATCGACAGTTAAAAAAGATTTTGTCACTAGATTTTCCACTAATGGGCGATATAGCCAAAGCTTGATGGGTAATTCTCAACCAACATTATTAGATATATGCTCATTTTTCGACCCGAGGTACAAAAAGTTTGAACGAGAAATGGGCatatccaataaaataaaagaacttttaaaagaaataatcaaCAATGATATTGACAACGAAGCCCCTACTCAAGACACAGAAGAAAATCGTACggcttttgattttttatttccaaCAAACATTCATTACCatctgtgtgacggggagttataa
- the LOC132952668 gene encoding tigger transposable element-derived protein 4-like: MASRSALSISEKKSILADYDKLPEKTNQRLTAQQLGIPQSTLNKLLKSRNEISDCTESQNRKRKRESKSKGTDEALFMFFKQASAMNAPINRSILMTKANDLAKKMGEINFNATDGWLTRWKDRHDIVYKKLHGEKQDADASGADSWIKTTWPTVLNKYGPENIFNLDETGLYYRATPDYCMILKNASASAGKKNKARITVAFTCNIMTGTVKKKTNSHW, from the coding sequence ATGGCTAGTAGAAGTGCGCTTTcaataagtgaaaaaaaaagtatcctAGCCGATTATGACAAGCTTCCCGAGAAGACGAATCAGAGATTAACAGCACAACAATTGGGCATTCCGCAGTCAACATTAAATAAGTTACTGAAATCCCGTAACGAAATAAGTGACTGCACTGAATCTCAAAATAGAAAACGTAAGCGTGAGAGCAAAAGTAAGGGAACCGATGAAGCTCTTTTCATGTTCTTTAAGCAAGCTAGCGCTATGAATGCTCCTATAAATCGCAGCATATTAATGACAAAAGCCAATGACTTGGCCAAAAAAATgggagaaattaattttaatgcaaCTGATGGTTGGTTGACTAGGTGGAAAGATCGCCACGATATTGTTTACAAAAAACTTCATGGAGAAAAACAAGACGCAGATGCGAGTGGTGCTGATTCTTGGATTAAAACAACGTGGCCAACTGTTCTGAATAAATACGGTCCGGAAAACATCTTTAATTTAGATGAAACAGGGCTGTACTATAGAGCAACACCTGACTATTgcatgattttaaaaaatgcatcGGCTTCTGCAGGGAAAAAGAATAAAGCGAGGATCACTGTGGCCTTTACGTGCAATATTATGACgggtactgtaaaaaaaaaaaccaatagtCATTGGTAA
- the LOC132952675 gene encoding uncharacterized protein LOC132952675, which translates to MSVAAEIGVIQINLNNSWTAQQLLLQTMAERGSRNAVLSEYNRPMGDSDHWAESLDKKCAMFAPNSSDVTFAEQGAGVGFVWVWMEYDHFLGGLELSISYQPRAPVNLVVAGDFNSHSPEWGSARLDTRRSMLSDSATLGRTVCNVGCRPTFSWANAASIIDVTLERFPSRGCQLVTDWSVLEDIFSASDHSYIEYHVSPRLAQATTRQPTRARAPGWSIKKFNPAAADLFFELFGPSRPPSTEALASEHAERLGALLSATCDASMPPRSAFEAWRAVHWWSDDIAMLRRAAIAARRAHQRAG; encoded by the exons ATGAGTGTGGCGGCGGAGATTGGAGTCATTCAAATCAACTTGAATAATAGTTGGACGGCCCAGCAGCTACTCCTGCAAACGATGGCTGAGCGCGGATCGCGCAATGCAGTCTTGTCCGAATACAATCGGCCGATGGGTGACTCCGATCACTGGGCAGAAAGCCTGGACAAAAAATGCGCCATGTTTGCACCAAACTCCTCGGACGTGACCTTTGCGGAACAAGGAGCGGGCGTAGGCTTCGTCTGGGTGTGGATGG AATACGACCATTTCCTTGGCGGCTTGGAGCTTTCGATCTCGTATCAGCCAAGAGCACCAGTGAATCTGGTGGTTGCAGGGGACTTCAATTCTCATTCCCCGGAATGGGGCTCAGCTAGGTTGGATACTAGAAGATCTATGCTGTCGGACTCCGCTACGCTGGGTCGAACAGTATGCAATGTAGGCTGTAGGCCTACCTTCAGCTGGGCTAATGCAGCGTCAATTATTGATGTCACGCTGGAACGCTTTCCCTCCCGTGGCTGTCAGCTTGTCACTGACTGGTCGGTACTCGAGGACATCTTCTCCGCAAGTGACCATTCGTACATAGAATATCATGTCTCACCGCGATTAGCACAAGCAACCACGCGTCAGCCTACGAGAGCTAGGGCTCCGGGCTggtcaattaaaaaattcaatccGGCTGCGGCCGACTTGTTCTTCGAATTGTTTGGTCCGTCAAGACCACCATCGACTGAAGCACTTGCATCGGAGCACGCAGAGCGACTTGGGGCCCTACTCTCCGCCACGTGCGACGCTTCAATGCCGCCCAGGTCAGCGTTCGAAGCATGGAGAGCGGTCCACTGGTGGAGTGACGACATCGCCATGCTTCGCAGGGCTGCAATTGCCGCGAGGAGAGCACACCAGCGCGCCGGCTGA